The Mixophyes fleayi isolate aMixFle1 chromosome 9, aMixFle1.hap1, whole genome shotgun sequence DNA window CACCAGCGTCGGAATGAAATCGCTGATCTATTGCAGGTGATGGCTACCTGCAGATCGCTACTAAGAAACAGGACTAGCCTTAACTGTGTCACCTGCTAAACAGGATCAAGGAATTGTATACTAGACGCTGGTGTGAGGGCATTCACATGATCAATGCGGTACCACTGTAATGAGGAAATCACTATTGATTATAAGGAAATGTTTCACAGTATCTTACACATTTATTGTGGCGATGGGAATAAAATATTCACTGTAATGTGTATGCTTCTTGCCTACTGCCACCTCTGCAGTTTCTGCCAATGCTTATCTTAAATGATTGGAAACGTCCAAACTTTAGCCTTCCATGTGCACAGACAGGACGTGTCCAGTTGCCTCTAAAAGTCACTTTACATGTCCTTTAGAATGTAAATGCGGCTAAACTTGATCTGTACGCCAATCTtttgtcagtaaaaaaaaatctatatatataatcgTCAGTAAAAATGAGTGTCTTGAATAGAGTTGTTAACCATTGCTTCTAATTCCTGAGATATTTCTTTATTGCAGAAGTCTGTTATGATAAATCATGGTTATCAGTAATTTATTGGTTTTTATAAAACCCTCCATAAAAATGGTTGAAAAACCCACAACTCCGTGATCTATCTCCCCAATATTTATGTCCAATTATTTCTAAAGTTTGCCTTCTTGAAAGGAAAGAGTCCCTGGTAAGTGTGAGCTATAGGTGAATACCATTTAGAACACCACGTGTTCCGGTAGGGCAGTCTTTACATGTGTTTGTGAATGTTTATTTTCATAGTTGATCTAGTATTTAGGagtagggacagatttattaaaactcctaaaagtggaggtgttgtccatagtaaCCAACCAAATTCTAGCTATCGTATTttagcatgtactagataaatgatagctagaatctgattgctacgggcaacacctccacttttccttattggaagcttagtaaatataccccttagaggtCTTCTAGAGCTAGTTATTTATGCTAATTGTACCACGCTTGAGACGCTACAAAAAGCTAATGTATTCTATCATCTAGTGGAgacttaaaaacaaagaaaaacaaccgTAATACAGACTTGAATGTATATCTAAATACATTCAACGGAGGTAATTTAAGAAGCACAGAATGGACATGCTGCAATGCACCGCAATTTGTGCGCCATCGTATCCACCACAGTTCATATGTTTATATAGTAACATTGCTGTGTTTGTGGAGAAGCAGCAGAGGTTTAGGAGTTAGACAGAGTGGAGGCATATCTAAATGCGGAGTATGGATTAGGCAAACCGTTGCACCTTGGTCTGCATAGCGGAAGTGATACTCTGCGTATCTGTTTTGAGGCAGAAAGTAATACACTGCAGTGGAGTTGTCGTTCTCCTCAGCCAGATGTGGAACCGAACAATGCTTGGATCAAGTCATATAGGGTCTGTAATACTGCGCAGGTCTTGTTGGCAACGCACCAAAGCTCTACGAGGCTAATGTCAGACAGGGACAGGTAGTGATGCTCCGTAGGTTGCTGTGCTGTGGATCTGTTGGCCAGTCACTCTAACAAGGTGTGTCAGTGTAGATGGCAGCTCATCTCTAGAATATCGACTAGACGTGCTCCTCGTTGTTATTCCATACAGTGGTCCTGTCTATGAGTGCACACCTGGTCTCAGATGAAGGTTGCTCGGTGTATGTGACGCTTCTCTAGCTCTCTGTAGAGCGCCTCGTTCTCTCTCTGCAGCTTCCACATCCTTTCATTCTGCACAGAGAGTTCCTGAAAAGACAGATCCATTTGTTATGCAGGTCCATCATCACACCTCAATTGTGGCTGACCTCCCCATCTACTCTTCCTGTATCCACGTCTCCACACAATTATAAACCACGGTTCATTCTGCTAGCCCTATGTATTAGCCTTAAAACTATAAagatattgtaaatattttgGACTCTGACAGACATAAGAGTCCTGGTCATATTTTATGTGAAGGAGAAGTCTGACTCGGGCTTTAGCCACATGAAGTGTTATTACTTCTTGCTAAACGCTTCAAATGATAACCTGACTGATCAAATCAGGTCTGTTAAAGGCTTGTATTTTCATAATGCAAAACAATCTAATAATGTACACTATTTATAAACCGTTAACGTGTGTACACCAGTGATGGGCGACATGCGGCCCCtgactccttcctgctttattgtcactgATGTTTGTTACAGCTGTAACACGTGTTTAAAATGacagctgatatgttattacagataggggtGTCTatcttttaattaaatgtatttttttacctTCTTCCTGAGATtgagggtaatgtgcggcccttttggaCCTTAGTGGGTTGTCCCATACGGCCCTGAAGTGTATCGGGATTCCCATCACTGGCGTATACAGCACGTTCTATCACGGTTTGTTATAAATAACAACAACCCTCTCAGCTAGATGACCACCATCAGGCTAAGtgagggtacacactacaaggttttCAGTGGATTATTGGGCCAATCGCCCAATAAACTACTGTttggtccgatatcacattagtgtgtacactgaaacaATAAcagattatcgttccaaagctcattgtaacattccatttgatttttaaactggagaAAAAAATCTTGTTCAGTGTTGGCACAACATcctttcaattctgcagtgtgtatgcactcacggtcAGGGTCCCCATACAGtttacatgggggtatatttactaaactgcaggtttgaaaaagtggagatgttcctatcgcaaccaatcagacactagctgtcattttgtagaatgcactatgtggctggatcatgtagaaataatttattttagaaatgtatttcaattagtggtgtaggcaccaatgtatataatGGCAAATGCACTTATAGTGtaacattgggatgtgttttatatggaaatgtcttgtttggggttgtaacttttctttgggaattcccaagttagcaatagagtggaggaaatgtatttatttctgaggcatatgctaggggaggaaatgtgtattctgcaactgtctgaagaaaggaccccatgttaatctcatgttaattagaccatttgaagtgtgagtgtccaacacaccttaaggcacaggaaggtttaattagatttGCTGTTAGATATTCTCTGTCTCtaaaacaggatgcaggaaatcacagcaagttttaggatatcacagataagtgtaaattttgttaagtataaattgtatttaaatccatgtttggggaaacacattgcatcctgatactaaaaataacacagacttcagggggctggtttaccccctgtgAAGcggtgtccaaaactgtataaacagcactggtttgtactgaaatgtatcattcttgttccatctgactttcagatcactggtaccttcaaccagtgtgaaccgTCCatgttaggactacttgagctaaataaacatcacttgcttcaaagacctgctgacaacttcttccatgctgaaattcctatgacctacagattagacccaactgtaATCCGTTTCTGGCTgcactgaggtttggacccagctttctgtTACCATTGCTCTGCCCGctatccagcagctctggccagtgtgaaaggccaggggggatccatccacagaaaccctgatctataggaagaggtcaggggtagcaGCCCAGGTGCACCAACAAGGGGGTAAACTagtagcgacagttacccagaaggaacccggttctggattccactaaggagtccagtggtggcagcagcttaagcccctcctactgcggttagagggtgcatttgggataaagaaagggaacggtggcacagtaagcccagccggttcccagcaacaacagacagggtggcataggcggtccatcctgtcacacactaaataaaaaagctagaatctgattggttgcgataggcaacatctccatttttttcaaaccggcagtttagtaaatataccccctgatcttttcagcagatggtttgTAAAATTGTTATAGCCAACACATCCagagaaatttctgtagtgtgtacccaagtCTTGAATTTACCTGGCTGGTGATCTGAAACCCTTGTTCAGTTTAAAACAAGGAAAATATGTAAGATCTTATATACTAGGGTTCATTTTTCTGGAGGTATAAGCAGATTTCTCTTCTTGCCCTGCACCAGGAGGACATTATAGAACTTATGGTGATGTACACAGTTTGTTTTAGGCTATCACTCCTTTTTATTCAGTTACTGTTTACATTATTCAAAAGTGCTCCTCTACTTGTAAGTACAGGACTTAACTTTATTAAGCAGCATTTTCATATATTCAAAAATCATGCTTAGAAAATAACTATTGTTTGGTGAAATTAACCTATTGGGCAATGTATAAAACATTTGACTGCTGAAAATTGATGTGGTAAATTACATAACTGTGTAATAAATGCTTTATTGCACCCCTCGAAGCCCTGCCATTCTCCCTAATGTCTACTCACCCTTGTCAGCACCTGGTTCCGGTATTTAAGGGTGGTGATGGTGTCGGGGTGCTTTGTTGAATAGGGAGACTGTCTTCGAGGGCCCTTAATATACAGAGACGACATATCAACAAATGTGGATGCAAGATGAATGTTACAACGGTAAATTGCATATATGTTATTTAGGAATGGCTGGTATAATATAAGCTTGAGCTGATTTTACGGTGATACTATGTCAAGACCAAACTGCAAAGCCATTTGTTCTGGGCCCCTGGCATTACCAGGGCCAATGGTTTGGTTGTAAATTCAATGGGGGACATTAAATTCCCCTTTACTACGGTAATTATATCGCAGATTTTCGTTCACGGCGCAGTCACAAGCAAAAATCAgagttgaaattactgtagtaacggtaataatgcgcattaATTACCACAGTAACAAAATGGGGAATTGTATCTACACCAAtatgtttataattattattttacattttaacaataGCAGGATTTTATTAATTAGAATTTTAATGTAGCTGCATATTGGATTCACGGTTGTTTTATGCCCTGGTATATATCATGCTTGGTCTTTCTCTAAAAAGAGAGTTTAAGACTCACAACACTGTATTCGTATGTACAGGTTATAAGTAACACCACAACTGTTGCATTTGAGCAAGGTACTAAACCACCTCACTCCATAATAACCTCAAGggccctggccaacctgtggctgttgtgaaaatacaatCCCCAGCCTGCTTTGCTAGTATAaacagctggcagggcatgctgggactcgtagtttcacaacacctggagagccacaggtttgcCAGGTCCTTAAGGAAAGCAAAGGCCTGAGAGAGGTTCATACGGGGGTTGGCACCTGTTCTGGAGAGGAAATGAGGTCGCTCAGGAATCTGTTGACTTCCTGGATTTGCACCAACAGAGTGGAACCAAGGAGAGGAACCGGAGGGGCTTGGTCCTAATGATGAAAAGTATAGTTATAATAATTTCATATCAAGGCAGCAGCAGACATCATGGAGAAGATTGATGGATCATGTAGGGGGATAACAAGGTGATCTTGCATTATGCTGGAAGAACAGCCATTATCCATTGCAGCATCTTCTCCTGTGTCACAGTAAAACGTTGCCTTAGCACACAGGAGAGGACACGATACAGGCAATAATGTAATGCATAAGgaacacaggactatgtataatGTCAATAGGAAAATACAAGTGTAATGTATCATACCAATGTGCACTGCCACTCCCTCTGCTGCTCCGCTTCTTGCAACCTGTCCCTGTACCATTCCCGGGCTTTGTCAACCAGCTGCACGCCGTCTAGCAGAGCATCTCGCTCCTGCTCCAGTTCCTTCATGCGACGTAACTGTGGGAGAAAGTAAACATCTGTCAGGGCTTCTCCTGACACTGCGGAGCCGAGAGGGGAAGGACGGTCTCTCCTTGGAAAGGTGCAGCGAGATTGATGTGCAAGACAGGTGGAGGTGGCAGACGTATTAAGAAAGAAAGCTCCTACCGTGGACCTGTCAGTCCACATAAAAATACACTGGTggctttaaaatatataacaaagaattatccAGCTCACTCTCAGTAATGACCTTTTAATTCCATTGTCTGACAATATAGTGACCTaagccatctttctttttaatctAATAGAATGTTGCTGAATGTGTTTCATCCCTCATTAGCATATAATGCCATTGGCAAAGTATTCTAAGGAACCAAGGTCACCTGGCAGGCTCAGGAAAAGAAGAGTGAACTTTCATATCTCACTTTACCAACACGTGGTAAATGCTTAACACCCCCAAAATCCAAGACCAGAAAAAGTAATAGGACATAAAAGAATTGTACCAAGCACcagatgttacattaaaaaaaatcagatgaaattatttactttatttcagTCCTTTATCAAAGCTACATTAGAAAAATTCTCAGCTGAAAAGATTTTGGAGTCTTTTTTTGGTAGTACCATAAACAGCTCCAGCCTCCGTGAAATGGGACAATGGCTGTAAAACATCTGTTACTTGAGAAGAGCCATTGAAACGCCACCTGGGCCATGTTGTATCATCATACTACTCCTCTGGTGCTACTGATGTGAAAATGTTCTAAAATCTTTGTTTCCTAATGCTGCCTTCATTAAGGActcaaaaaataaattgaattgaAACAATAGGCACAGttttatttactgttttcttCATTGTCCTCGTTTATATTGTGTTTATGTTAAAAAGTGATTTGTCATTTGTGTCAGAATTGTTCACATTCTATAAAGCTGTCTGTACAGGATATGGTGGCATTTCTCCAATATCTGAataattaaatgcatgaaatatttgtTGATAAGATCCAGTGTCTTCCCCAATTCTTGCTTATGAACTTTATGATAAGCAGAGAGTAAATGTTAGTTTATAGTGACTCGTTAAACAATGCTGGACAGTGATAGATACAGACAGCAGTGCTATATTGTGGAATAACTACAACTAAGTGAGAATAAAGGACTGTGTTGACATGTGGGGCATAACTCCTGGGTATTACTGTTTCTATCTAGTATTAAGAGAAGTCATCTGCCTGCCAAAGCACATAagaacagtattattattatactgcatAAAGTAAGACACACATAGAAGTTCCGCTAAAGACTTCCAAGCTGATGCACAATGGGATTAAAGTACTCTTACAAACAGAGGAAGGAAATATAGTGGATTTCTGCCAACACACATCTCTAGACATATGCCCATTATTTACAAGTCGTCAATATCAGCGAGTATTTGCCCCTGCCCTATAGCAAGTGTAAAAGATAAGCCTCctatatgcatgtttctgcaggtctgcatgagccacattttTCGCGAACACGTCTTACTGTAATTGGCCATTGTTAGAACGCTCCCACCTTCCCCCGTCCTACCTCTCCCAGCGCTGTCAggcgtaagtgccagaatcacacaAGTCTGCATAGAATGTCACACAAGATGCGCTATGCAAACTGGCATGCATCCAACATCACCCCTCAGCAACTACTCGTTGGGTATTGTAAATCTTCGCACTTTCAGTGCCTGTTATTTAAGAAGTTAAAAATAATGAGCGTTGGTGCCAGAGGAGGAGGTGAATGTATGATTTAATCACTGTCcagttaaattattttaatttcctgATTTGCACATAGCAGCTAATAGTGAATTAATAGACTATATAGTATAAATGTGTGTGACTTTTTGTGTTCCAAagagggactaatgtgaatggctgctcttctctatctgtacagcataaaaatattattatagtgAGTGATCCAATTCCTTAtaactgtaagcttgcgagcagagccctcATCTCTTTGCCAGTCTGTATTacctattgttttattactgtgtttttttccaatatactggcactatataatcTGATGATGATCTacttttatgttttgcttttatgtttttgtttttattagggGTTAGCCATACTCCCTTGAAAAACAACTGCAGTGGCTGGCAGTAAAATAGTATAGGTAAATATATATTGAGGTAAAACAGTGTTTTATAAATTGTGTGAgagcattctctgtacagtgatgtgTAATAAGAttagcgctatgtaaataaacaataataataaatcatgattatttattcagGCCTTTAAAATATCTGCCTCCACTATGTGCAGTTTAAGTTAAGTGTTCACCACGCTATGATTCCTCCATGCTTGACTCATTCCGCAAATGTGTCACTGTCTGCAGGGAAGATAGCTTAGATTTAATGATGTTGTTAGGATGGGTGAGCTGGGATGGGTAGTGGGGTTTGTTTAGCTGGGTGTTAGTTGGTGGGCTTTCACTTCTCGTAAGACGACTACCTCCCTGTTTCCCATCCcacagtgtgtgtgtaatatatatatatatatataatatatatacatacagatcaACCACGACATTAAAACCCCatgcttaatattgtgtaggtccccccaTGCCATCAAAGCATCTCTGACCCACGAGACATTGACtccaagacctctgaaggtgtcctgtggtatctggcaccaagacgttagcagcagatccattaagtcctgtaagttgtgaggtggggcctccatggctcagacttgtttttcgagcacatcccacagatgatcGATCACATTGAGATCTGTTGAATTTttaaggccaagtcaacaccttgaaatcTTTGTCATGTTACTTAAACCATTTctgaacagtttttgcagtgtgggagggcgcattatcctgctgcaagaggccactgccatcagggaataccgttgccatgaaggggtgtacttgatcagcaacaatgtttgggtagatggtacgtgtcaaagtaacatccatgtGAAtgacaggacccaaggtttcccagcagaacatcacactgcctctgccggcttgtcttcttcccatagggcatcctggtgccatctcttccccaggtaaacaaagcACACacacccagccgtccacatgatgtaaaagaaaacgtgactcATCAGACAAGGCcaactttttccattttttttccattgctccgtggtccagttctggtgttcatgtgcccattgtagatgCTTTTCATTGGTAgacagggatcagcatgggcactctgaccagtttgaggctacgcagccccatatgcagcaagctgtgatacactgtgtgttctggcacctttctatcacagccagcattaactttttcaggattttgtgctacagtagttcttgtctgggattggaccagacgggctaccCTTCACTCCCCATGAGCCTTggatgcccatgaccctgttgtcaGTTCACCGATTGTCCTTCCTTGGGCTACTTTTGGAAggaactaaccactgcataccgggaacaccccacaagacctgacattttggagatgctctgacccagtcgtctagccatcataatttggcccttgtcaaagtcgctcagatccttacactttgcccatttttcttgctttcaacacatcaacttcaagaactgactgtttacttgctgcctaatatatcccagccCTTGACAGGTgcattgtaacaaaataatcaatgttattcactttacttgtcagtggtattaatgttgtggctgatcggtgtatatggtTATGTTGTGATATTATATTGAGCATGAAAACAGCAGTAACTTCCATACTAAGGAAAGATTTATGTAATGCAGGgaatagtgctgtacagaggaggGTAGGAAATCACATCTCTGATGAGTACAATACACTCTATGCATTCTTCTGGTAGACAGAGTTCAGAGCACGGACAATAATGTTGTAGGAAGGCGCACAAACTGCTACATGTGTGCATGCACTGGCTGCTATAACCTCTCGCTGCagattggggaggggggggggggcgctcctCACACAGGGATAGAATTACAACCCCTGTAATGCTGGAGTATTTGAGTGAAACTTTGCCGCTTGGGGATTGCAGTTATATTAAATTGTCTCCTGCACTCTTTATGTACGTGTACAGTGTAACAACATGATAAAGGCTTGATGACTATATGGGATGCTGGTTAGGTCATACCTTGATAGTTTATAGTGCACAGTAACACAAAAAGTACATCATTATCTTGACATTACAATCTCGGTCATGCTAATAAAACGAGAGTACACTCATTCAGTACATAagctattgtaaaataaatacaaccaGTAAAAGACAGGTGTGTTAGATAAACAGCCCGTGTGTGGGGTTACATACGTGTGCTGCAGTGACACAGCTGTGTGTGTAAGAAAGGAGGAATCATTATAATAAGACAGAATGCTGTGTACACATTGCTATATACATACcagggccacacacacacagactgagatatTACAACCCTATAGCAGATTAACAGATTTACAACATGTGTCAGCGAGGATGAGATTAACAGGGAGGCAGACACAGCGACAAGGAGAACATCACAGGAGTAGGAAGAGAGGGAATAGTGTAAGAGATATAGACAGACATGAAGTAGATATGTAGACAGATAGACATTTTGGTCATTTCACCCCTCTACCCCTCTAATTGAGACTCACCCACAGGTAGAAGGACAGGGCCTCTCGGCTGCTGTGCAGGGGGAGGATGAGGATGGTGTAAGCAGCTTGTAAAGCCATACATAGCATGGGGAGCAGAGTGCGTCTAACACAAAGGGCGATCTTTGTGCGTGTTTAATAAACATGTATGTggctatacatgtgtgtatctAGCCTCTCATCCAATAGTGTCTTCATGACAGTGTATTGCATGTGTAAATGGCAATCTATGTGTTACAGCATGAGTGCATAcgtgtatgtcagtgtgtgtctATGATCTGCACATGTGGCTGAATAACAGTGGGTGTATGTATATACTCCCTATGGAGTTCTAGGCGTGTCTGTGTACATACCTGTATGTTCCTCCCTGTCCTCTCTGGATTTACAGGTTGTGActacttccctccctccctctccctccagcCCCCTGAGTAATCctctctttcttcctctagctCCTTCTGGTTCTAAATATCCCACCTGGTATTCACTGTACTTCTTACCTCTTCCCCCCAATTACCTGTATGGCTACTCTCCTGCCTTATTCCTCCACCTGCAACTATCTGTGATGTCCTCTGCCCCAGAGTGTCTGACACCCTCTCCCCAGTCCCTGTTGTCCGGCTAGAGCCGCACAGACTTGTCCGCCTGTTGCTCTCAAACAGCAGTCCTGTGTGAATAGAGAAGTTATGTGAGTAGAGCTGACACTCCCTCGTCAGCCGCTCTTTCCCACCCCTCCCTTATCTGTCTACCACTCTCACAGCCCCCCATacaccctctcccctctcccctctcctgtCTTCATGTCATCCTTCATAGGCCTCTATGAGGAGGGAGAAAGAGATGAAAGGAGAAAGAACTAAGACCTTGTGCACAAGGGTGGGTTGGGGACAAATAATTTGGAAGTGTTATCCAACATTACTTATACCCAATAATGCTCAAAAGACATGAATGCTTTGCAGTACTAGGTACCGTGTTGTAATCGATCCCACTTGTCAGGGTATGACGCCGTAGGCGCTGTTCTTGGCGTGTGAGGCGCACGGTGGAGGGGACATCGTTGTTAATGCTCTGGGAACGCGTGACGCCCTTACAAcctgggagagagggagagagagaggtttaTTACGACTTCCATTTATTAATACTGTATTAATACTTATGATCTATGTGGCATGAGAACCTCCATGTAAAGGGGATGAGAGATGTTTGAATAAGAAGGATGTTTATTATAAGAGGCTtgatatgtctctctctctctgtaattaATGTTTTGATCTCTCCATCTGCTCCCATCTTATAAACCTGCATCTGCTCCGCTGCAATGAAGAGTTcacttcagttctcagtatagaCAGATTGCCATCTCTGAGGCTGGATCTATATAGAGCATGGTAATTACTAGAACTGCATA harbors:
- the SAPCD1 gene encoding suppressor APC domain-containing protein 1; translation: MNTMLDSCPTSPLCGPSPSSSSTVGPTPPGAQGPESSPLPCPSRGFLHSLRILYAILEEEGGGRVHVQDIEGLWEGPSSLSRVPQALRDATASSGGYLSFARLVRGLTQALTTGEPQDTATARKRGCKGVTRSQSINNDVPSTVRLTRQEQRLRRHTLTSGIDYNTLRRMKELEQERDALLDGVQLVDKAREWYRDRLQEAEQQREWQCTLDQAPPVPLLGSTLLVQIQEVNRFLSDLISSPEQGPRRQSPYSTKHPDTITTLKYRNQVLTRELSVQNERMWKLQRENEALYRELEKRHIHRATFI